Proteins encoded within one genomic window of Ursus arctos isolate Adak ecotype North America unplaced genomic scaffold, UrsArc2.0 scaffold_7, whole genome shotgun sequence:
- the TMEM72 gene encoding transmembrane protein 72 isoform X2, which translates to MLLSVACFLHPVLVWHVTIPGSMLIITALAYFLLSKRKKSKAEPEVPAPPEQYTDPSSSAVSTTGSGDTEQTYTFHGAFKEGTGSLFIHMKSILKGTKKPSAPQGPDTLTGLTLEPADSLVKKKQVHFEDSMVRIIPSLTEDADDGDSEPEETTSDTTPIIPPPPAPIFLSALTDTHLF; encoded by the exons ATGCTGCTGTCTGTGGCCTGCTTTCTCCACCCTGTCCTGGTCTGGCATGTGACCATCCCAG gctccatgctcatcatcACTGCCCTGGCctacttcctgctgagcaagcgGAAGAAGAGCAAAGCCGAGCCCGAGGTGCCGGCTCCCCCAGAGCAGTACACGGACCCCTCCAGCAGTGCCGTGAGCACCACCGGCTCCGGGGACACCGAGCAAACCTACACCTTCCACGGGGCCTTCAAGGAGGGCACTGGCTCCCTCTTCATCCACATGAAAAGCATCCTGAAGGGGACCAAGAAGCCCAGTGCCCCCCAGGGCCCAGACACCCTGACGGGGCTGACTCTTGAGCCAGCCGACTCGCTGGTCAAGAAGAAGCAGGTGCACTTTGAAGACAGTATGGTCAGAATCATCCCGTCTCTCACCGAAGACGCGGATGACGGGGACAGCGAGCCAGAGGAGACCACCTCTGACACCACCCCCAtcatccctcccccaccagcccctaTCTTCCTGTCTGCTCTCACAGACACCCACCTATTCTGA